One part of the Rutidosis leptorrhynchoides isolate AG116_Rl617_1_P2 chromosome 1, CSIRO_AGI_Rlap_v1, whole genome shotgun sequence genome encodes these proteins:
- the LOC139899174 gene encoding uncharacterized protein, with protein MQSDDFSEMLIVVLCKIAEAEITVMKVHVYNGSSVDIIYEQCFVQLPEGIKANLQPTAVSLTDFAGESSLPMGILPLEIELADENDNALARQARLDFYVMRASSHYNLLLGRTAITAVWETADDVDNMEIINPAYPEQKIKVGRNISADARKQIIQLLVQCMDVFAWSENDMTGVPRHIAEHRLNVNPALKPIVQKRRGMAPDRVKWLCEEVAKLVRAGILHEVQYQSWIANPVLVKKPNGSWRMCIDYKDLNKIPMAQEDADKTVFHTGKGIYCYIMIPFGLINAGVTYQHLLTTAFDKQIGQISGRLALWAVELGVYQISYLPRSAVKGQVMADYLT; from the exons atgcagagcgatgatttttCTGAAATGCTGATAGTAGTATTGTGCAAAATCGCAGAAGCTGAAATTACagtcatgaaagttcatgtttaTAATGGCAGCAGTGTAGATATTATCTACGAACAATGCTTTGTTCAGCTGCCGGAGGGTATTAAAGCAAACCTACAACCAACCGCGGTTTCGCTAACTGATTTTGCAGGAGAGTCTTCATTGCCCATGGGCATTTTGCCATTAGAAATCGAACTCGCCGATGAAAATGACAACGCTTTGGCGCGACAGGCGCGgctagatttttatgttatgcgagcctcaTCTCACTATAACTTGCTGctgggaagaaccgctataa CCGCTGTGTGGGAAACTGCTGATGATGTTGATAATATGGAAATTATTAATCCCGCATATCCTGAGCAGAAAATTAAAGTGGGACGCAATATTAGTGCGGATGCTAGGAAgcaaataatccaattacttgtcCAGTGCATGGATGTTTTTGCTTGGAGTGAaaacgatatgactggtgttccgcgtcatattgcggaacacaggCTTAACGTAAATCCAGCCCTAAAACCTATAGTGCAAAAGagaaggggtatggccccagatcgcgtaAAATGGTTGTGCGAAGAAGTAGCAAAATTGGTGAGAGCTGGAATTTTGCATGAAGTTCAATACCAATCGTGGATCGCGAATCCAGTGTTGGTGAAAAAACCTAatggttcttggagaatgtgtattgattacaaagatttaaaTAAA ATTCCAATGGCTCAAGAAGATGCAGATAAAACCGTATTTCATACAGGCAAAGgaatatattgttatataatgatTCCTTTTGGTTTAATTAATGCGGGTGTGACATATCAGCATTTGCTTACTACCGCGTTTGAcaaacaaatagggc agatatctggtagacttgCATTGTGGGCAGTCGAATTAGGCGtttatcaaatatcttaccttccgcgtagtGCTGTAAAAGGTCAGGTTATGGCGGATTACCTCACGTAA